Proteins from a genomic interval of Equus quagga isolate Etosha38 chromosome 13, UCLA_HA_Equagga_1.0, whole genome shotgun sequence:
- the ZNF835 gene encoding zinc finger protein 835 — translation MEGLLTVGGPQESELGETWKHGAQLKGRHESCLKQEAEGHEGDPTGAGLPERDELGGIPGTRLRLPTPEVGSRPQRRGPPRKSPKPKTTEASEEERGGGRRKLWECEVCGKAFSYCSAFTLHRRTHTREKPFACSECGKAFSQSVHLTLHRRTHTGERPYACPECGKAFSQGSYLASHWRVHTGERPHRCADCGKAFARPAHLAQHRRVHTGERPFACGQCAKAFGSRAALREHQRIHTGEKPFACAQCHKAFRFSSALLRHQRTHTAERPYACGQCAKAFTQIAHLAQHRRVHTGEKPYTCPECGAPFSQSASLAEHRRIHTGEKPFACAQCGKAFTQVSHLSQHRRVHTGERPYACQDCGRAFSNRSHLVQHHLVHTGAKPYKCLECGAAFSHVSSLIEHQKIHTGEKPYRCGDCGKAFGQGSSLTLHRRTHTGERPYACPECGKAFSNRSYLIQHHIVHTGEKPYECGGCGKAFSFSSALIRHQRTHADKKPYSCSQGREAFAQLPHLTRHLSSHQEEKPVGSSDLVDTALDQQQNNG, via the coding sequence ATGGAAGGACTCTTGACCGTGGGCGGCCCCCAGGAATCGGAGTTGGGAGAAACCTGGAAACACGGGGCTCAGCTCAAGGGCCGACACGAAAGCTGTTTGAAGCAAGAAGCCGAGGGCCACGAGGGGGACCCCACCGGGGCCGGCCTCCCGGAGCGCGATGAGCTGGGCGGAATCCCAGGAACCAGATTGAGACTCCCCACCCCCGAGGTGGGCAGCAGGCCCCAGAGGCGGGGGCCGCCCAGGAAGAGCCCCAAGCCGAAGACCACAGAGGCCAGCGAGGAGGAGCGCGGTGGCGGCCGTAGGAAGCTGTGGGAGTGCGAGGTCTGCGGCAAGGCCTTCAGCTACTGCTCGGCGTTCACACTGCACCGGAGGACGCACACCAGGGAGAAGCCGTTCGCCTGCAGCGAGTGCGGCAAGGCCTTCAGCCAGAGTGTCCACCTAACGCTGCACCGGCGTACGCACACTGGCGAGCGGCCCTACGCGTGCCCCGAGTGCGGCAAGGCCTTCAGCCAGGGCTCCTACCTGGCCTCGCACTGGCGCGTGCACACGGGCGAGCGGCCGCACCGCTGTGCCGACTGCGGCAAGGCCTTCGCGCGCCCCGCGCACCTGGCGCAGCACCGGCGCGTGCACACGGGCGAGCGGCCCTTCGCGTGCGGCCAGTGTGCCAAGGCCTTCGGCAGCCGCGCGGCCCTGCGCGAGCACCAGCGCATCCACACGGGCGAGAAGCCGTTCGCGTGCGCGCAGTGCCACAAGGCCTTCCGCTTCTCCTCGGCGCTGCTGCGCCACCAGCGCACCCACACGGCCGAGCGGCCCTATGCGTGCGGCCAGTGCGCCAAGGCCTTCACGCAGATCGCGCACCTGGCGCAGCACCGGCGCGTGCACACGGGCGAGAAGCCCTACACGTGCCCCGAGTGCGGCGCGCCCTTCAGCCAGAGCGCCTCGCTGGCCGAGCACCGGCGCATCCACACGGGCGAGAAGCCGTTCGCGTGCGCGCAGTGCGGGAAGGCCTTCACGCAGGTGTCGCACCTGAGCCAGCACCGGCGCGTGCACACGGGCGAGCGGCCCTACGCGTGCCAGGACTGCGGTCGCGCCTTCAGCAACCGCTCCCACCTCGTGCAGCACCACCTCGTGCACACGGGCGCCAAGCCCTACAAGTGCCTGGAGTGCGGCGCCGCCTTCAGCCACGTGTCCTCCCTCATCGAGCACCAGAAGATCCACACGGGCGAGAAGCCCTACCGCTGCGGGGACTGCGGCAAGGCCTTCGGCCAGGGCTCGTCGCTCACACTGCACCGGCGCACGCACACGGGCGAGCGGCCCTACGCGTGCCCCGAGTGCGGCAAGGCCTTCAGCAACCGCTCCTACCTGATCCAGCACCACATCGTGCACACCGGCGAGAAGCCCTACGAGTGCGGCGGCTGCGGCAAGGCCTTCAGCTTCTCCTCGGCCCTCATCCGACACCAGAGGACGCACGCCGACAAGAAGCCCTACTCATGCAGCCAGGGCCGGGAGGCCTTTGCCCAGCTGCCGCACCTCACCCGACACCTGAGCTCCCACCAGGAGGAGAAGCCGGTCGGCAGCAGCGACCTTGTGGACACCGCGCTGGACCAGCAGCAGAATAACGGCTGA
- the SMIM17 gene encoding small integral membrane protein 17, with product MQGLRPEQLRGLLEPERTKTLLPRENRAWEKRASITKDWVAVEVGASSCDTDEKDLSSQETGRPQEWSSLEEDDESEGSQGFVEWPKAPQQTTIVLVVCVLFLFLVLTGMPMMFHI from the exons ATGCAGGGTCTCAGGCCTGAGCAACTGCGGGGGCTGCTGGAGCCCGAGAGGACCAAGACTCTGCTGCCTCGGGAGAACAGGGCCTGGGAGAAGCGCGCCTCCATCACCAAAGACTGGGTGGCCGTGGAGGTTGGGGCCTCCAGCTGTGACACTGACGAGAAAG ACCTGTCTTCTCAAGAGACTGGGCGTCCCCAGGAGTGGAGCTCCTTGGAGGAAGATGATGAGTCAGAGGGCTCCCAG ggCTTTGTGGAGTGGCCAAAAGCTCCACAGCAAACGACCATCGTCTTGGTCGTGTGTGTCCTTTTTTTGTTCCTGGTTTTAACGGGAATGCCTATGATGTTTCACATTTAA